The Lactobacillus sp. CBA3605 genome contains a region encoding:
- a CDS encoding ABC transporter ATP-binding protein, with protein MDRRITAPSTDKKRSAGKFNFRGFLSLIRQTKPKYWQLWLGLALGLLATGAQLAVPKLAQKLINGFGQALNRPLLVILIVLFVLSAVVSAVSGALLGVFGENVVANLRSTLWQKLVRLKVSYFDNVKTGEMTSRLVNDSTQIKDLLANSFPQMVTSLLQLVGALAIMAFMDWKMTAIMVVAVPLVMLVMLPIMQQTNKVGWQRQEALAKFSGETDETLSEIRLVKSSNAEVYETKTGLTQIQKLYRIGLKEAIYDSIAGPVMTASMLALFVGVLVYAAARVASGTMSMGTLVSFLMYLFQIIGPAGTLARFFTDLSKANGSTARVRDLLNEPEEALVTGPVQSVTDQTLAMTHVDFAYEDGQPILHDVNFEAKPNTVVAFAGPSGGGKSTIFGLLERYYQPQSGQVTIGGQDVSTLNLSDWRSQIGYVSQDSAIMAGTIRHNLTYGFEKGFTDDELWRVLQLAFADQFVKAMPAGLDTEVGERGVKVSGGQRQRLAIARAFLRNPKILMLDEATASLDSESEAMVQKALGELMKGRTTLIIAHRLSTIVDADAIYFIEQGHVSGHGTHQELMTSLPLYRDYVKIQFKE; from the coding sequence ATGGATCGTCGCATAACCGCCCCGAGCACTGACAAAAAGCGTTCGGCTGGCAAATTTAATTTTCGTGGTTTTTTAAGTTTAATTCGGCAAACTAAGCCAAAATATTGGCAGTTATGGCTGGGATTAGCATTAGGATTATTAGCAACTGGCGCACAATTAGCCGTGCCAAAGTTAGCGCAAAAGTTAATTAATGGCTTTGGTCAGGCACTCAATCGGCCCTTACTGGTGATACTCATTGTGTTATTTGTCTTGAGTGCGGTAGTGAGCGCTGTTTCAGGGGCCTTACTGGGAGTTTTTGGTGAGAACGTCGTGGCTAATTTACGGTCAACGTTATGGCAGAAGCTTGTGCGACTAAAAGTTAGTTATTTTGACAATGTGAAAACGGGTGAGATGACCTCACGCTTAGTGAATGATTCGACCCAGATTAAAGACTTGTTAGCGAATTCTTTTCCACAAATGGTCACGTCACTCTTGCAATTGGTTGGCGCGTTAGCAATTATGGCGTTCATGGATTGGAAGATGACGGCGATTATGGTCGTGGCAGTACCATTAGTGATGTTAGTAATGTTACCAATCATGCAACAGACTAATAAAGTGGGCTGGCAACGGCAAGAAGCGTTAGCCAAGTTTAGTGGCGAAACGGATGAAACGTTAAGCGAAATCCGGTTGGTTAAATCGTCAAATGCGGAAGTTTATGAAACTAAAACAGGATTGACTCAGATTCAAAAGTTATACCGCATTGGTCTGAAAGAGGCCATTTATGATTCAATCGCGGGTCCAGTGATGACCGCTAGTATGTTGGCACTATTCGTAGGTGTTTTGGTGTATGCAGCGGCGCGGGTCGCAAGCGGGACGATGTCGATGGGAACATTGGTTTCATTCTTGATGTATCTTTTCCAAATCATCGGCCCGGCCGGTACATTAGCCCGTTTCTTTACGGATTTATCGAAAGCCAATGGCTCGACGGCCCGGGTACGGGACTTATTGAATGAGCCAGAAGAAGCACTAGTTACCGGCCCAGTCCAATCAGTCACCGATCAGACGTTAGCAATGACGCACGTAGATTTTGCGTACGAGGATGGGCAACCGATTTTACATGATGTTAATTTTGAAGCAAAGCCGAATACCGTCGTCGCATTTGCCGGGCCTTCGGGTGGTGGTAAATCCACTATCTTTGGGTTGTTGGAACGTTATTATCAACCGCAAAGTGGTCAAGTGACGATTGGTGGGCAAGATGTTTCAACCTTAAACTTAAGTGATTGGCGCTCACAAATCGGCTACGTTAGTCAAGATTCAGCGATTATGGCTGGGACAATTCGGCATAACTTAACGTATGGGTTTGAAAAAGGCTTTACTGATGACGAGTTATGGCGGGTCTTGCAGTTAGCATTTGCGGATCAATTCGTTAAAGCGATGCCGGCTGGTTTAGATACTGAGGTTGGTGAACGCGGTGTTAAGGTAAGCGGTGGTCAACGGCAACGCTTGGCAATTGCCCGGGCATTCTTACGCAATCCGAAGATTCTCATGTTGGACGAAGCCACGGCTAGCTTGGATTCTGAGTCCGAAGCGATGGTGCAAAAAGCATTGGGAGAATTGATGAAGGGTCGCACAACCTTGATTATCGCCCATCGGT
- a CDS encoding MarR family winged helix-turn-helix transcriptional regulator — protein sequence MADMSHELFESFGKLMQNRLFFMAVMHQRNFGSHGTGHHGGGRGQMRLLQVLAQSPAGLTNAEIAEVLDIRPSSVSATIKRLETAELVERVPSDTDKRVVIVRLSERGQRLFDQQATQFDDLADQLFGDLTASEQAELQRLLTKLNYRAEDVKLTDFMPRGRGEWPQQPGGRDRHWFN from the coding sequence ATGGCAGATATGAGTCATGAGTTATTTGAAAGTTTCGGTAAACTGATGCAAAATCGTTTATTTTTTATGGCAGTGATGCATCAACGTAATTTTGGGAGTCATGGTACGGGACATCATGGTGGCGGTCGTGGGCAGATGCGACTATTACAAGTTTTAGCGCAAAGCCCCGCAGGATTAACGAATGCTGAGATTGCGGAAGTGTTAGATATTCGGCCTAGTTCAGTGAGTGCAACTATTAAGCGGTTGGAGACGGCAGAGTTAGTTGAACGAGTACCTAGTGACACGGATAAACGGGTTGTCATTGTCCGCTTAAGTGAACGTGGCCAACGATTATTTGATCAGCAAGCGACCCAATTTGATGACTTAGCTGATCAGTTATTTGGTGATTTAACAGCGAGTGAGCAAGCTGAACTGCAACGACTGCTAACGAAGCTAAACTATCGTGCGGAAGATGTAAAGCTGACTGATTTCATGCCCCGTGGTCGTGGCGAATGGCCGCAACAGCCAGGTGGTCGAGATCGGCATTGGTTTAATTAA
- a CDS encoding NADP-dependent oxidoreductase, translating to MQAVVINQYGDADELTMTELPMPTMATDEVLVELKATSINPIDWKARLGLMQGMMHWDFPIVLGWDLSGVITAVGADVTGFKVGDEVFARPDTLQDGTRGTYAEFAAVKADKLALKPAAIDWQTAAAIPLAGLTAYQVVKDRLHVQAGDKVLIQAGAGGVGLFAIQIAKALGAYVATTASAAQRPLLEGLGADEVIDYHEHDITAVLHDYDAVFDTVSAVDDGLAILKPNGRLVTIDAQLTEQQQAASQAVSTWWLQTNGKQLAELGAMVAAGTVKVVIDRVLPFTEAGLRTAHQLSESHHSHGKIVISMEK from the coding sequence ATGCAAGCAGTTGTAATTAATCAATACGGTGATGCTGACGAGTTGACAATGACTGAATTACCGATGCCAACGATGGCAACCGATGAAGTGTTGGTTGAACTTAAAGCGACTTCAATTAATCCGATTGATTGGAAGGCCCGGTTAGGCTTAATGCAGGGCATGATGCACTGGGATTTTCCCATTGTGTTAGGTTGGGACTTATCCGGGGTGATTACTGCCGTCGGAGCTGATGTCACTGGCTTTAAAGTGGGCGACGAAGTTTTTGCCCGGCCGGACACTTTGCAAGATGGCACGCGGGGCACTTATGCTGAATTTGCGGCCGTTAAAGCAGATAAATTAGCTTTAAAGCCAGCGGCAATTGACTGGCAAACGGCGGCTGCTATCCCGTTGGCAGGCTTAACCGCCTATCAAGTTGTTAAAGATCGGTTACATGTGCAAGCCGGTGATAAAGTGTTGATCCAAGCGGGGGCTGGTGGCGTTGGCTTATTTGCAATTCAAATTGCGAAAGCCTTAGGGGCCTATGTTGCCACGACTGCTAGTGCGGCGCAGCGCCCGTTACTTGAGGGGCTGGGTGCTGATGAAGTCATTGACTATCATGAACATGATATTACGGCAGTCTTGCATGATTATGATGCCGTTTTTGACACGGTTAGTGCAGTTGATGACGGGCTAGCGATTCTTAAACCTAATGGTCGACTTGTCACAATTGACGCTCAGTTAACTGAACAACAACAAGCTGCCAGTCAAGCAGTTTCAACGTGGTGGCTCCAAACTAATGGGAAACAGCTAGCTGAACTTGGCGCTATGGTAGCGGCGGGGACGGTTAAAGTTGTGATTGACCGGGTCTTACCATTCACTGAAGCTGGCTTGCGCACAGCGCATCAGTTAAGCGAAAGTCATCATAGTCACGGGAAAATTGTGATTTCTATGGAAAAATAG
- a CDS encoding Crp/Fnr family transcriptional regulator: MNDYFKTQIPVFNQHWAEIAPFFTAITVPEKTTLLREGDIAHNIYFVDAGAVRLWHNDDGRDITVQFFFENQIVASFQSLTEQTPSQFSLETLAPTQLTKLSYPHFNQLVEKYPALQQTMTHQISSRFMTYMTYFLSRIQNNPEQRVIDLMANEPDILARVPHHYIASYLGMTPVSFSRIQKRLR; the protein is encoded by the coding sequence ATGAACGATTATTTTAAAACTCAGATTCCTGTTTTTAACCAACATTGGGCTGAAATTGCGCCGTTTTTCACCGCTATTACAGTTCCTGAAAAAACGACTTTATTACGTGAAGGCGATATCGCTCATAACATTTACTTTGTCGATGCGGGGGCCGTCCGGCTTTGGCACAATGATGATGGCCGTGATATTACGGTACAGTTCTTCTTTGAGAATCAAATCGTCGCTTCTTTTCAAAGTCTAACTGAACAAACCCCGAGTCAGTTCTCGTTAGAAACTTTAGCGCCAACTCAGCTTACGAAATTATCGTACCCGCACTTTAACCAGCTCGTCGAAAAATACCCGGCACTCCAACAGACGATGACTCATCAGATTAGTTCCCGTTTTATGACTTACATGACTTACTTTTTATCGCGGATTCAAAATAATCCTGAACAGCGGGTCATTGATCTAATGGCCAACGAACCGGATATTTTAGCGCGCGTGCCACACCATTATATCGCCTCTTACCTAGGGATGACGCCGGTCTCTTTTAGTCGGATTCAAAAACGACTACGCTAA
- a CDS encoding NAD(P)H-dependent oxidoreductase, producing the protein MKTVIIFDHPYTATAGNNQPHHRSFLAALLQQVRHQLTAAGQDIDLIDLHADGFNPVMSATDLAHWRQGVPIDAQCADYQRRLADADRLIFMFPVWWEVMPAMTKGFLDKVYAKAILYNAKSMQTTLVKQPQIDIITTMSTPNWAYRLLFGAPLAKLLFRGTFLKTRLWHFKWYNFAQLTQKTPQQRQTLLRQFKVKL; encoded by the coding sequence ATGAAAACTGTCATTATTTTCGATCATCCTTATACCGCAACCGCTGGCAACAACCAACCCCACCACCGCTCTTTTTTGGCTGCTTTACTGCAACAGGTCCGTCACCAATTAACGGCTGCAGGACAAGATATTGACTTAATCGACCTGCATGCCGATGGGTTTAACCCCGTTATGTCAGCGACCGATCTCGCTCATTGGCGACAAGGCGTGCCCATTGACGCTCAATGTGCTGATTACCAACGGCGCCTGGCAGACGCTGATCGGCTTATTTTTATGTTTCCAGTCTGGTGGGAAGTCATGCCAGCAATGACGAAAGGCTTCTTAGATAAAGTCTACGCCAAAGCAATCTTATATAACGCAAAATCCATGCAGACGACTTTAGTCAAGCAACCCCAGATTGATATTATAACCACTATGAGCACACCCAACTGGGCTTACCGGTTATTGTTTGGCGCACCACTTGCCAAGCTATTATTTCGTGGCACTTTTCTAAAAACCCGACTTTGGCATTTCAAATGGTATAACTTCGCACAACTCACACAAAAAACGCCGCAACAACGGCAGACGTTATTGCGACAATTTAAGGTCAAGCTGTAG
- a CDS encoding glycosyl hydrolase family 8, with protein MKGKQMLGLVSGSVLVVALIIFVSVGHVTNSKATKSQPVTTRAVRQYNQWCAAYLSSGKKQQFVKTNDSKGALKTVSEAQGYGMLATILAAQQGARNQATFNRLYHYYQAHQISTKNPLMMWEQQQRNGQMKSVSTEQNSATDGDLDIAYALILADKKWGSTAKNNYRQAANRLLVAIQAHEMNPTTYLPQLGSWAIGADSANLVRTSDLMTTHFKLFATFTKATFWQHAATNSQRAIAKLSARTTTGLFPDMITISGADLTMTAVTSNHAEDNQYAYNACRVPWRLAATYATDHDATSKQALQKMLTFFAKQSQIKAVYQLDGTVVGNYQSVAFKAPIAYAAQVMGNTTLTKKIGATLTNKISSNDYYATTLQVLTSLAANE; from the coding sequence GTGAAAGGCAAACAAATGCTGGGATTAGTTAGTGGTAGTGTGTTGGTAGTGGCGCTGATAATTTTTGTGAGCGTGGGGCATGTGACCAACAGCAAAGCAACTAAATCGCAGCCGGTGACTACCCGGGCCGTGCGGCAATATAATCAGTGGTGCGCGGCTTATTTGAGTAGTGGTAAAAAACAACAATTTGTGAAAACCAATGACAGCAAAGGCGCCCTAAAAACGGTATCTGAAGCGCAAGGTTATGGCATGTTAGCCACCATCTTAGCGGCGCAACAGGGGGCTCGAAATCAAGCGACGTTTAATCGCTTGTATCATTACTATCAGGCTCATCAGATTTCGACTAAAAATCCATTAATGATGTGGGAACAGCAACAACGAAATGGGCAGATGAAAAGCGTTAGTACGGAACAAAATAGTGCAACGGATGGAGACTTGGATATCGCCTATGCCTTGATTTTGGCGGATAAAAAATGGGGCAGTACGGCTAAAAATAATTATCGTCAGGCAGCTAACCGGTTATTAGTCGCAATTCAAGCGCACGAGATGAATCCCACGACCTATTTACCCCAGTTAGGCAGCTGGGCAATCGGAGCGGATAGCGCTAATTTGGTGCGAACTTCAGACTTAATGACGACGCATTTTAAGTTATTTGCGACGTTTACTAAAGCCACTTTCTGGCAACATGCTGCTACCAACAGTCAACGTGCCATTGCTAAGTTGAGTGCACGGACGACGACCGGCCTCTTCCCAGACATGATTACGATTAGTGGTGCCGACCTAACCATGACGGCGGTCACGAGCAATCATGCGGAAGATAACCAATATGCCTACAATGCATGCCGCGTGCCATGGCGACTGGCGGCCACGTATGCGACGGATCATGATGCAACCAGTAAGCAGGCGCTGCAAAAAATGTTAACTTTTTTTGCTAAGCAGTCACAAATAAAAGCGGTTTATCAACTAGATGGGACGGTCGTGGGTAATTATCAAAGTGTGGCCTTTAAGGCGCCGATTGCGTATGCTGCCCAAGTGATGGGAAATACAACGTTGACGAAAAAGATTGGGGCAACTCTGACAAACAAGATTAGCAGTAATGATTATTACGCCACGACCTTACAAGTGCTGACCAGTTTAGCTGCCAATGAGTAG
- the gap gene encoding type I glyceraldehyde-3-phosphate dehydrogenase yields MTVKIGINGFGRIGRLAFRRILELDLKTSDIEVVAINDLTSPALLAHLLKYDSTHGTLRAKVSATDDSIIVNGKTYRVYAEPQAQDIPWVQNNAVDFVLECTGFYTSKEKAQLHLDAGVKRVLISAPAGSDVKTIVYNVNDNILNSDDRIVSAGSCTTNCLAPLAFFENKEFGIKVGTMTTIHAYTSTQMLLDGPVRGGNFRAARAAGNNTIPHSTGAAKAIGLVIPELNGKLQGHAQRVSVVDGSLTEMVVILNKKVTVAEVNLALKKYTEDNESFGYNDDELVSSDVIGSTFGSIFDPTQTEVTSGDDYQLVKTVAWYDNEYGFTCQLVRTLLKFATLN; encoded by the coding sequence ATGACTGTGAAAATTGGTATTAATGGATTTGGACGAATTGGCCGCTTAGCGTTCCGGCGTATTTTGGAACTTGATCTTAAAACCAGCGATATTGAGGTTGTCGCAATTAATGATCTTACATCACCTGCATTGCTAGCGCATTTGCTGAAGTATGATTCAACACATGGGACTTTAAGGGCTAAAGTATCTGCTACGGATGATTCAATTATTGTTAACGGGAAAACTTATCGTGTTTATGCTGAACCACAAGCGCAAGATATTCCTTGGGTCCAAAATAACGCTGTGGATTTTGTACTTGAATGTACCGGATTTTATACATCTAAAGAAAAAGCACAGTTACATTTAGATGCAGGGGTAAAGCGTGTCTTAATCTCGGCACCAGCTGGTAGTGATGTTAAGACGATTGTTTATAATGTTAATGATAATATTTTGAATTCAGATGATCGCATTGTGTCTGCTGGTTCATGTACAACTAATTGTCTTGCGCCGTTGGCATTTTTCGAAAATAAGGAATTTGGTATTAAGGTTGGGACGATGACGACCATTCACGCCTATACTTCGACGCAAATGTTACTGGACGGCCCAGTACGTGGCGGTAATTTCCGTGCGGCTCGTGCGGCTGGAAATAATACCATTCCCCATTCAACTGGGGCAGCAAAAGCAATTGGATTAGTTATTCCTGAACTAAATGGAAAATTACAGGGGCATGCACAACGAGTCAGTGTAGTTGACGGTTCATTAACTGAAATGGTTGTTATTTTAAATAAAAAAGTAACGGTAGCAGAGGTCAATTTAGCACTAAAAAAATATACTGAGGATAATGAATCATTTGGTTATAATGATGATGAACTTGTTTCAAGTGATGTTATTGGATCAACTTTTGGTTCGATTTTCGATCCAACCCAAACCGAAGTCACTTCTGGAGATGATTATCAGTTAGTGAAAACGGTTGCGTGGTATGACAATGAGTATGGATTTACTTGCCAGTTAGTGAGAACCTTATTAAAATTTGCGACATTAAATTAA
- a CDS encoding DMT family transporter has product MSKKYGKGLLLCLIAVLSWGGMFPVMAPALKIMDPFYFTLLRYGSVAVIFAIILLIVEGPKAFKSEGHAVKLWIFGTSAFAGFSFLVFLGQQIAGVSGAIIASVMMAIQPLLGVLVNWVYRGTKPTIISVISMIVAALGVFMVVTKGHISTLLSGNNVLLATVLILLGALCWVIYTAGGADFPEWSILRYSTLTTIYGVLSVIVILIVATVTGLLKVPSLVQITGVSDALVYMVSLAGVLAVFAWNLGNRIVTPTNGILFMNLVPITSFVITIVGGYKVSMFEILGCLITILALIGNNIVSRVAALKIRKAAAVTDREEL; this is encoded by the coding sequence ATGTCAAAAAAATATGGAAAAGGGTTACTTTTATGTTTAATAGCAGTGTTATCTTGGGGTGGCATGTTTCCGGTGATGGCACCAGCACTAAAAATTATGGATCCGTTCTACTTCACGTTATTGCGTTATGGTAGCGTAGCAGTGATATTTGCAATTATTCTGTTGATTGTTGAAGGGCCTAAAGCGTTTAAAAGTGAAGGTCATGCTGTGAAATTATGGATTTTCGGAACATCAGCTTTTGCAGGATTTAGTTTTCTGGTGTTTTTGGGCCAGCAAATCGCTGGTGTTTCAGGAGCAATTATTGCATCTGTAATGATGGCCATTCAACCCTTACTAGGTGTGCTTGTAAATTGGGTCTATCGAGGAACGAAGCCAACAATCATTTCTGTGATTTCGATGATTGTAGCAGCATTGGGCGTCTTTATGGTTGTGACAAAGGGCCATATTTCAACCCTTCTTTCAGGAAATAATGTGTTGTTAGCAACAGTATTAATTTTACTAGGTGCACTATGTTGGGTTATCTATACTGCAGGAGGTGCGGATTTTCCGGAATGGTCAATCCTACGTTATTCAACGCTAACTACAATTTATGGTGTGTTATCGGTGATTGTTATCTTGATTGTTGCAACTGTAACTGGGTTGTTAAAAGTACCTAGTCTTGTTCAGATTACCGGTGTTAGTGACGCATTAGTTTATATGGTGTCACTAGCCGGTGTACTGGCGGTTTTTGCTTGGAATTTAGGTAATCGGATTGTGACACCAACTAATGGCATTCTTTTCATGAACCTGGTGCCAATTACCTCTTTTGTCATTACGATTGTTGGTGGTTACAAGGTTTCGATGTTTGAAATTTTAGGTTGTTTGATTACAATTCTAGCCCTAATTGGAAACAATATTGTTAGTCGAGTAGCAGCTTTAAAAATAAGAAAAGCGGCTGCTGTAACAGATCGTGAAGAACTTTAA
- a CDS encoding LysR family transcriptional regulator, with protein sequence MKEVESFNIELLYVFVAVSELKSINKSSKALLITQPALSKKIKQLEDYYGSKLFIRSSQGMKLTPIGTHFYKKAKKFLIEFQNLKSSFSSNRISLNSLRIGTLDSISSNLYPEFFIENLHKFKSITVTSKIFELIDPFNANTLDLVLMDSAFKQNLTGSFIEKNLYEEPYYLVYAKDNEAVNKLNHVAISARQLQRMNLIMYPTYCPIHQRIIQIFDNLHLAPPSIFEVDYSESTISLVSKSSYVTILPQSLATSKVTQDILHLGMIKIEIPFLRQVSIFSRTPDILKTVASLLSSVS encoded by the coding sequence ATGAAAGAAGTAGAATCATTCAACATCGAATTACTCTATGTATTTGTGGCAGTTAGCGAGCTTAAAAGTATTAATAAAAGTAGCAAAGCACTTTTAATAACCCAACCCGCTTTAAGCAAAAAGATCAAACAACTTGAAGATTACTATGGTTCCAAACTATTTATTCGTAGTTCTCAAGGCATGAAACTCACACCAATTGGCACTCATTTCTATAAAAAAGCTAAAAAATTTTTGATTGAATTTCAAAATTTAAAAAGCTCTTTTTCATCAAACCGTATTTCTTTAAATTCTCTACGAATCGGTACTTTAGATAGTATTTCGTCTAATCTATATCCCGAGTTTTTCATTGAAAATCTTCATAAATTTAAAAGCATAACAGTCACAAGTAAGATTTTCGAATTGATTGATCCTTTTAACGCCAATACATTGGACCTTGTATTAATGGACTCAGCTTTCAAACAAAATCTTACTGGCTCATTCATCGAGAAAAATTTATACGAAGAACCTTATTATTTGGTTTATGCTAAAGATAACGAAGCAGTAAACAAACTAAACCATGTCGCAATTAGTGCGCGTCAATTACAAAGAATGAACCTCATTATGTATCCAACTTACTGTCCTATTCATCAAAGAATCATTCAAATTTTTGATAACTTACACTTAGCACCACCAAGTATCTTTGAAGTTGATTATTCTGAATCCACAATATCATTGGTCTCCAAGTCAAGTTATGTGACAATTCTGCCGCAATCTTTAGCTACTAGTAAGGTCACCCAAGATATTTTGCATCTAGGAATGATAAAAATAGAAATTCCATTCTTACGACAGGTCTCAATATTTTCTCGAACACCGGATATATTAAAGACTGTTGCTAGCCTGTTATCATCGGTGTCTTAG
- a CDS encoding aldo/keto reductase produces MTKIPMITLNNGVEMPQLGFGVFQVPDLDQCEAAVTAALQAGYRLIDTATAYQNEAAVGQAIKKSGIAREALFITSKLWVSEFTYERAKQGIDDSLKRLGLDYLDLYLLHQPYGDTMGAWRALEEAYHAGKIRAIGVSNFYADQLQNLMLTMTVKPVINQIEVNPWYQQPAEVQFNQRSEVRVEAWAPFAEGKNGIFTNPTITTIAQAHGKTTGQVILRWLLQRGITVIPKSVHPTRMVENMAVFDFDLSPAEMQTMATLDQGVSQFFDHRDPVTIEQIFGSSLKQLH; encoded by the coding sequence ATGACAAAAATACCAATGATTACATTAAATAATGGGGTTGAAATGCCGCAACTCGGTTTCGGGGTTTTCCAAGTGCCAGATTTAGATCAATGTGAGGCAGCCGTGACAGCAGCTTTACAAGCAGGGTATCGCTTAATTGATACTGCGACAGCGTATCAAAATGAAGCGGCGGTGGGACAAGCTATCAAAAAGAGTGGCATTGCCCGTGAAGCACTCTTTATCACGTCAAAGTTATGGGTTTCTGAATTCACCTATGAACGTGCGAAGCAAGGGATTGACGACTCACTTAAGCGGTTGGGGTTAGACTATCTAGACTTATACTTATTGCACCAACCCTATGGTGATACGATGGGAGCTTGGCGGGCGTTAGAAGAAGCCTACCATGCGGGGAAAATTCGGGCAATTGGGGTCTCTAACTTTTATGCTGATCAATTGCAAAATTTAATGTTAACGATGACGGTTAAGCCAGTTATCAACCAAATTGAAGTGAATCCGTGGTATCAACAGCCGGCAGAGGTTCAATTTAATCAACGGTCAGAGGTGCGGGTTGAAGCGTGGGCACCCTTTGCGGAAGGTAAAAATGGTATTTTTACGAATCCGACAATTACAACAATTGCGCAGGCTCATGGCAAAACGACCGGCCAAGTTATCTTGCGTTGGTTATTGCAACGCGGGATTACAGTGATTCCTAAATCGGTGCATCCAACGCGGATGGTTGAGAATATGGCGGTCTTTGATTTTGACTTGAGTCCAGCTGAAATGCAAACCATGGCAACCTTAGATCAAGGTGTCAGTCAATTCTTCGACCACCGAGACCCTGTAACGATTGAACAAATCTTTGGGTCTAGCTTGAAACAATTACATTAA
- a CDS encoding LysR family transcriptional regulator — protein sequence MLDNYLLQELVIFSTTGTLAKTAEQLHVTQPTVPRGMQKLEADLGVRLFNRQPNRITLTATGQLAATEAATLIQANHDAVHRIQDFDRNQQVLRIKSTLPGPLIVLKALHSQLPTNVTIDQPLLTTAAITTSLRQNQAALVLSNQALTTDELASQLIGS from the coding sequence ATGTTAGATAATTATTTATTACAAGAATTAGTAATTTTTTCAACGACTGGCACACTTGCCAAAACGGCTGAACAGTTGCATGTGACCCAACCAACTGTCCCCCGAGGCATGCAAAAATTAGAAGCCGACTTAGGTGTACGCCTGTTCAATCGACAACCGAATCGCATCACGTTAACCGCGACTGGGCAATTAGCAGCCACTGAAGCGGCCACCTTGATTCAGGCTAATCACGACGCCGTCCACCGTATTCAAGACTTTGACCGTAATCAACAAGTCTTACGTATTAAATCAACTTTACCGGGACCGCTAATTGTCCTAAAGGCGCTCCATTCACAATTACCAACTAACGTGACCATTGACCAACCACTACTCACGACCGCCGCAATCACCACCAGTTTACGACAGAATCAGGCCGCCTTGGTCCTCTCAAATCAAGCCCTTACAACCGACGAGTTAGCCTCGCAATTAATTGGCAGTTAA
- a CDS encoding LysR family transcriptional regulator: protein MAVNLNQFMIQANQPTITFSELKNLSFVVLTDIGPWQSIIQHAIPHAKFFYQAERDALTEITKYSDFPYFTTNITAFDAPVTNPTNTDSRVCLPISDASAQMPIYANFLQSEQQRVISIIDQLITTLSAI, encoded by the coding sequence TTGGCAGTTAATTTAAACCAATTTATGATTCAAGCTAATCAACCAACAATTACTTTTTCCGAGCTTAAAAATCTCAGCTTTGTGGTCTTAACTGATATTGGCCCATGGCAATCAATTATTCAGCACGCCATTCCCCATGCAAAGTTTTTTTACCAAGCGGAACGTGACGCTTTGACTGAAATCACGAAATATTCCGATTTTCCTTATTTCACAACCAACATTACAGCCTTTGACGCCCCAGTCACTAATCCCACCAACACCGATAGTCGTGTGTGCCTGCCAATTAGTGATGCAAGTGCGCAAATGCCCATCTACGCTAACTTTTTACAATCAGAGCAACAGCGTGTCATATCAATCATTGACCAACTCATTACGACTTTGTCAGCCATTTAA